In the Phenylobacterium soli genome, AGAGCCCGAAGGCCTCGACGGGCTGGACAGCGCCGAAGTCTGATCGCCCTGCCCGGGCGGCCTGCGCCGCCCGGGAGAGCCAATGTAGCTAAGGTCTAGCCGAAGTCCCCGGGCGCGAGATCCGTGAGGGTCTTGCCCACCAGCACCACGCCGGCGTCGACATGGTTGTTCGCGTGGGTGTCGGCGAAGACGATGACGTCGTTGCCAACCTCCACGGCGACCACATCCACGCCACCCGCGCCGATGTCGTGCCGCGCCAGGGCGACCGCCGAGGCGTAGTCGCTGGCTGTGGCCGTCTCGAAATTGGCGTCGGTGACGTGCAGCTTGTGACCGAAGACGAGCTTGTCCTCACCGCTGGTGAAGTCGGTGATCTGGTCGAGCCGGTCGGCGGTCTTGCCCAGATGCCCCTCGCCCTTGATCACGAAGAGGTCGGCGCCATCGCCGCCGGTGAGCACATTGGCCCCCTCCCCGCCGGCCAGCGTGTCGTCGCCCGCGCCGCCGTCCAGGGTGTCCGCCCCGCCGTCGCCGCGCAGCACGTCGTTGCCGTCCAGGGCGGAGATGCTGTCCGCCCCGTCCTCCCCCTTGAGCACGTCGTCGCCGGCCGTCCCGGTGAGGGTCTGAGCGGCATGGTCCTCGCTTTCAGGCCCGCTGACGCTGTCGGCGCCGCTCGTCGAATGATCGTCCTCGACGTGCGTCGCGGTGATGGTGTCGTTTCCGCCGGTCGTCGAGGTCTGGGTCTCGTCGCCGTCGTCGGCGTGGCTGGAATGCTTGGACAAATGCCCTCTCCCTGATGATAGGGGACAGGCCTTGCGTGGCCGCCCCTCGAAACACCAACGTGCAAGCTTGGCTGTTTCATCCGACACGCGAGTCCGACGCGGCCGTCGTCAGGAGTTCATCGATGCCTCGCCCCCTGCCCGAGACCGGCGTCGCCTGGGACGCCCTGAAGCCCCGGATGGCCGAGTACGCGAGCGGCGACGTACGCTGGCGCGAGGGGAAGACGGCCGTCTACGTGTTCAACGCCGGGCCCGAGATCGAGCGGGTGCAGAGGGAGGCCTACGCCCTCTTCCAGTCGGAGAACGGACTGGGCCCGGCCGCCTTCCCGAGCCTCAAGCGCATGGAAGAGGAAGTCGTCGGCTTCGGCCTCGAGCTGCTGCACGCCCCCGAGGGCGCGAGCGGCGTCATCACCTCCGGCGGCACCGATTCCATCACCATGGCCATGAAGGCCGCGCGCGACTATGCGCGGAAGGGAAAGTGCGTCTCGGGGCCCCTCAACATCGTCATCCCGCGGTCCGCCCACCCCGCGTTCGACAAGGCCGCGGCTTTGATGGAGATCGAGGTCCGGCGGATCGCGCTCAGGGACTACCTCGCCGACGCCGCGGCGATGGGCGCGGCGGCCGATGCGGCCACGGTGATGATCGTCGGCTCGGCGCCGAACTTCCCCTACGGCCTGATCGACCCGATCGGCGAACTCTCGGAGCTCGCCCTGACGCGCGATCTGTGGCTGCACGTAGACGCCTGCGTCGGCGGCTACCTCGCGCCGTTCGTGCGCATGAACGGGGCCGACATCGCGCCCTTCGACTTCGCGCTGGCGGGCGTGCGCTCCATCTCGGCCGACCTGCACAAGTACGGCTACGCCGCCAAGGGGGCCTCGACCGTCTTCTTCCGCGCGCAGGCCCTGCAGCAGTTCATGGTGTTCGACTTCCAGGACTGGCCGGGCGGGCGGATGGTCACCCCAACCCTCGCCGGCACTCGTCCAGGCGGCGCGATCTCCGCGGCCTGGGCGGTGATGAACGTGCTGGGGGTCGCCGGCTATCGCGAAAAGCAGGCCCAGGTGGTCGCCGCGCGCGAGAAGATCCAGGCCGGCGCGGAGGCGCTCGGCTTCCAGGTGTTGGGTCGTCCGCAGCTCGGCCTGATGGCCTTCCGCCATCCGGACGCCGACGCCCTCGGCCTCTGGGCCAAGATGCGCGAGCGGGGCTGGTTCACCAGCCTGACCACCGAGCCCAGGAGCCTGCACCTGATGCTCTCGCCCTTCCACCTGCAGGTGGCGGACGCCTATCTCGCCGACCTTGCCTGGGCCCTCGCCGAGGTGAAGGGCGCGGCGGCCCCGGCCGGCGTCGAAGCCCGTTACTCCTGACAAAAAAAGAGCCGCGCCCCGAGGGGCGCGGCCAGAAGCGAACGGGGAGGAAGTTCGTCGCTTAGAACTTGGCTTCCACCGACACGAGCACGGTGCGCGGTGGGCCGTAGAAGGCGCTGACCGAGTTGCCGTAGAAGACGGCCGCGCTCTGCGGGAAGTTGTAGCCGCCGACACGGTAGCGCTCGTCGGTGAGGTTGGTCCCCTTCAGGCTGACCCGGTAGCGATCGCCCGGGGCGGTCCACACCAGGCTCGCATCGACCAGCCAGTAGGCCTTCTGGTCGAGGATCGAGGGCGTTTCGAACATCGAGAACTTGTCGCGGTAGGAAACCGACGGCGTGAAGGCGAGCCGCCCGTCGGCCAGGTCCACGCCGTAGGTGAAATAGGCCGAGCCGGTCCATTCCGGGGTGTTCTGGAAGACGCGGCTGTTGGCGAAGTCCTCCACCAGCTTGGTCGCCGGGTTGTAGGCCTTGTACTCGTCGAACTCGGCTTTGATGTAGCCGAGCGTGGCGCCGGCGGTCAGGTTCGAGGTCAGCGAGGCCGTGCCTTCCAGCTCGACGCCGTACATGTGCGACTTGCCGATGTTCAACACCTGGCTGGCGATCGAAGCGCCGACCGGGGTCTGCACCGTCACCTGCTGGTCCTTGTACTTGGCGTAGAACAGGGCCGAGTTGAGCGACAGGCGGCGGTCGAAGAAGTAGCCCTTCAGGCCGCCCTCGTAGCTCTCCACCGTCTCCGGCGCATAGCCGTTCTTGGAGCTCGGGGTCAGGATCTCGTCGGCCCGCATGTCGAAGCCGCCGGACTTGAAGCCCTGGCTGTAGGAGACATAGCCCGTCAGGTCCGGATCGAACTTGTAGCTGACGCTGACCCGCGGGGTGAACTTCGAGAACGAGCGGCTGTTCGTGAAGTTCGAGCGCACCAGGCCCGGCACGGCGGCCGCGTTGCCGAACAGCGGGCTACGGATGCCCGTGAAGTTCTGGCGATAGACGTGGCCTTCCTTGTCGTCCTTGGTGTAGCGGCCGCCGAACGAGACCTTCAGGGCGTCGGTCACGTCGTAGCTGAAGTCGGCGAAGGCCGAGTAGCTCTCGGTGTCCACATAGCCGGCCGTGGCGATGGTCAGGTTGAGCTGGCCGACGACGGTGTCGAAAGCGCCCGCCGCCGTGGCGTTCAGGTAGTAGACGCCCGCCACGCCCTGCAGCTTCTCGCCCGTGTAGAGCAGCTGCAGTTCCTGGGTGAACTGGTGGTCGGCGTAGTAGCCGGGGATGTCGAGCAGCGGCTGCGGCAGTTCGTCGAAGTCGATGATCGTCTTGGTCTTGCCGTTCCGGTAGGCGGTGATCGACTTCAGCTTCAGGGTGTCGGAGAGGTCCCATTCGCCGGTCAGCGACAGGCCCTTGGACTCCACGTGGTTCTTGTCGCCCGCCCCGGCGTAGGTGTCGTAGACATTGGAGGGCGGCGCGCCGCCGGCGATCGGCTGGCTCAGGATGTTGAGCGCCGGCACTTCGCGGTGGCCGTGACGCGGCGCGGAGTCGTCCTGCACCATGTCCCCGGCCAGGCGGAAGAACAGCTTCTCGGTCGGGCTCCACTCGAGCGTGGCGCGCATGGCGTCCACGTCCTTGTTGTAGTGCTCCGCGCCGGTGTTGAGGTTCTTGCCGTAACCGTCGTGGCCGAAGTGGCCGTAGGTCAGGCCCATGCGCAGGGTGTCGGTGAGCTTGCCCTTCACCGACGCGACGGCGTCGAACTCGTTGTACGAGCCGTAGGTCCCCTTGACCTTCACCTCGGTCTGGTCGCCGATCTTGGCGGTGACGTACTTCACCGCGCCGCCGATCGTGTTGCGGCCGTAGAGCGTGCCCTGCGGGCCGCGCAGCACTTCGATGCGCTCGATGTCATAGACGTCCAGCACCGCGGCCTGCGGGCGGGCGACGTAGACGTCGTCGACATAGAGGCCGACGCCGGGCTCGAAGCCCCACAGCGGATCCTGCTGGCCGACGCCGCGGATGAAGGAGATCAGGGTCGAGTTCGAGCCGCGCGCCACCTGCAGAGTCAGGTTCGGCGTGAACTGCTGCAGGGTGGTGATATCGCGCGCGCCCTGCTGTTCGAGGCGCTCCGAAGTGACGGCGGTGACCGCGACCGGCACGTCCTTCAGGGATTCTTCCCGCCGGCGGGCGGTGACCACCAGCTCTTCGACCGCGCTGACGCCCTGGCCTTGCGAGGCCGTTTGCGCACTGGCGATGGCCGGAATGGCGGCGCAGGCGGCGCCCGCCAGGAGCGCCGTCTTCAACATGGCTTTCATCAAGCTCCTCCCCTGGGTCTCCCGTCCGGTCCCCCATGGCGCGGACGACGACCCGGTCAGTTTTTTCACCGAATGGCGAATTAGGCGCGTAGATGCCGTGCATCGCGCGCCGCGCGCCAGCACCTGCCGCGACGGAATGCCGTGTTTTTAATCAACTGATGAATTTACGTCACAGTCGAGCTGCGGAGCGCCGGGCGGGCTTCAATGGGCCGGGCGACGCGCGATGATCTCTTCCAGCCCCGCCGCGCAATAGGCGAACAGGCGCGCGCGCACCGCCTCCATGTCGTTCGACCGGCAGAGGCCGTCCGACAGCTGATCGATGCGGCCGGTCTCCGACAGCGCCAGCATCATCGAGCCGGTGAGGAACTGGTAGCACCAGTAGAGGTCGCGGATCTCGGCGTCCGGCCGGGCTGCCTTCAGGGTATCGATCAGGCGGCTCACCACCGGGTCGAAGAACCGGTGCATGGTCTCCCCGCCCCAGGCCGGGGTGTTGTTCACCAGGGCGACGAGCCGGAAGTAGTTCCGCCAGCCCGGGTCGCCGGTCATGGAGAAGTCGATCAGCGGGCCGATGAACGCCTCGATCACGCCTTCGACGGTCATGTCCTGCGGATGGGCGGCCCGATAGGCGGCCATGGCGTCGAGCCGCGCCTGGTTCAGGATCTCGGCGCGCCGGGCAAACACCGCGTCGAACAGCTCGCGCTTGGCGCCGAAGTAATAGTGGATCAGGGCGGTGTCGACGCCCGCCTCGGCCGCCACCTGACGAACGGTGACGCCATAGAAGCCGTGACGCGAGAACAGCTCCTCGGCAGCGTCCAGGATGACGCCGCGCAGGTCGGGTCCCTCGCCCTTCCTGCGCCGTCCCCGACCGCTCGCCGGGGCCTTTTCGCCTGTGCTCTCGCCGCCGGCCATACCCGCCTTCTCGGCTGGCTTGGCCGTTCGGACAAGCCCCGCCGTGCAGCGGGGCCGCCGATCGCCGGGAAACCGGCCCTCACCTGGTCGGTCAACTGCTCAGGGCTTGAGCACCACCTTCACGCAGCCGTCCTGCTTGTCCCGGAAGGTCTGGTACATCTCCGGCGCCCGGCCGAGCGGCACGGTGTGGGTGACCACGAAGGTGGGATCGATGTCGCCCTCGTCGATGCGCCGCAAGAGGTCGTCGGCGTACTTCTTCACGTGCGTCTGGCCGGTGCGGACCGTCAGGCCCTTGTTCATCAGGGCGCCCATGGGGATCGCGTTGGAGAGGCCGCCGTAGACGCCGGGGATCGAGACCGTGCCGCCGGCCTTGCAGGCCATGATCGCCTCGCGGAGCGCGATCGGCCGCTCGGTCTCGAGCTTCAGCGCGGTCTGCACCTTGTCGATGAGCTCCAGCACCTTGGTCGGGCCGTGGGCCTCGATGCCGACGGCGTCGATGACCTTCTCCGGACCATGGCCGTCGGTCATGTCCTTCAGGGTCTGGATGACGTTGATCCCGGTCCGGTCCAGCGCCTCGGCGCCCTGGGCGCGGGCCATGGCCAGCCGCTCCGGCACGTCGTCGATGGCGATCACCCGCTTCGCGCCGAGCTTGAGGGCGGCCAGGATGGCGAACTGCGCCACCGGTCCGCAGCCCCAGATCGCCACGGTGTCCTCGGGCTGGATGTCGGCCTGGTCGGCGGCCTGCCAGCCGGTCGGCAGGATGTCGGAGAGGAAGAGGTAGCGTTCGTCCTCGCCCGCCTTGGGGATCTTGATCACCGTCGTCGCCGCGTAGGGCACGCGCAGGTACTCGGCCTGGCCGCCTGCGTAGCCGCCTGTGATGTGGGAGTAGCCGAACAGGCCGGCCACGGTGTCGCCGAAGAAGGCCTTGGCGAGGTCCGCGTTCCGGTTGGTTCGCTGGCAGAGCGAGAAGTTGTGCTTGCGGCACTGCTCGCACTCGCCGCAGACCATCTGGAACGGCACCACCACCCGGTCGCCGACATTGAGGCCCTTGTCCCTGGCCTCGGATCCGACCTCGACCACCTCACCCATGGGCTCGTGGCCCATGACATCGCCCAGCATCATGGTCGGCACGAAGCCGTTCATCAGGTGCAGGTCCGAGCCGCAGATGCAGGTCGAAGTGACGCGGATGATCGCGTCCTTCGGATCCTCGATCCTCGGATCGGGCACCTCCTCGCAGCGGATGTCCTTCTTGCCCTGCCAGCAGATCGCCTTCATCGCCTCGCCTCCGACACGCAGTTCCGCTTCACATTGGTCATCCGGATGGCCGTGATCACGTCGAGCGCGGTCACCGCCAGCACGAAGCCCAGGGCGGCCTTGGCCGCGCCGCGCTGGGCGTTCCGCGGATTGTCGAGCGCCTTGAGGACGGCGATATCGAAGGCGTCGCCCGCCACCCGCGTCCAGAGCATGCCGGACTTGGTCGGATCGCCGGCCAGGGTCAGGCCGGTCCACATCTCGCGCAGGCCGAAGATCGCCTGGATCACCGGCGCCGGGGCGTCGACCCCGAGGGTCCGCGCCACGCTCTTGGGGAACATGAGCCCCCAGACACCGAGGCCGATGGCGGTCATGCCGATGTTCATGGAGAGCGTCGGGCTGACGGCGGGCCGGGCCCGGACCCGGTCGGTGGACAGATGCATCTTCTTGCCGGACGGCCCGATCGCCAGGCGCGGCGAGCGGGACATCTGCTGGACGCGCTTGGCCGGCGAATAGGAGATCTTCTCCTTCACCTTCGCCAGCACGTTGGGGAAGTCTTTGGATAGGCCGTCGGGCGAGCGCCCGTTCGGCCGGGCCTGGCCGGTGTCGGCAAGGGTCATGCGACGCCTCCTTCGGGTGAGACCATGAGAAGCCGCCGGGGGCGGCCGATGTTCCGGTCGTCCGTTCAGGACTGGCCGGAGCCGGGCTCGGCCATCTTGCGGTGCATCTCGGCGAGCTGGCTCTGGGGCGTCACCGCGGCCATGGCGGCCTGCATCTTGTTCTTCATGCCGGCGACCACGTCGCCCTCGCCCTTCATCATCGCCTCGAACCCAACCTTGGCGACCATGGCCGGATCGTCCTTCTTGCCGGTCCCGACCTTGGTGTCGGAGAGGCCCGCGCGCTCGAAGAAGTCGGTGTCGGTGGCCCCGGGCATCAGGCAGGTGACCGTGATCCCGGTGTCCTTCAGCTCGTTGCGCAGGGCGAAGGAGAAGCTGTCGATGAACGCCTTGGTGCCATTGTAGACGGCCTGGAAGCTCCCCGGCATCAGGCCGGCGATGGAGCCCGTGAACAGCACACGCCCCTTGTCGCGCTCGCGCATGCGTCCGACCACCTGATGCACGAGGTAGAGCGTGCCGGTGACGTTGGTGTTCAGCACGTGCATCCAGTCGCTCACCGCCTCGTCCAGGAAGGCGTGGCCGAGGCCATGGCCGGCATTGGCCAGGAGAACGTCGACCGGCCGTCCGCCGATCAGCTCGACGAGGCGATCCACGCCCTCGCGCTCGGCAAGGTCGACCTGCAGGTGGTCGACGTTCGCCCCCATCTGGCGGAAGGCCTGGGCGGCTTCGACGATTTCCGGCCGGTCGGCGGCGATCACCAGGTCGTGGCCGTTCTCGACGCAGAGCTTGGCGAGTTCGTAGCCGATGCCCGACGAAGCGCCGGTGACCACGGCGAGCGGTCGAATGGAATCTGACATGACGGATGTCCCTCAGGGTCTGGGTTCGCGCGCCCAACCGGGGTCCGGAGGGGGCAGTTCCGTCACGTTTCGAAAAAGCGGTCCGCCGCGCCGCGCTATTGTCGGAGCGCCCAGGCGCCGGACGTCCTAGGATGCGGACGCGGCACGCGCGTCCTCACTACAGGAGACAACCATGGCCAAATTCCTCGCCGTCTTCACGGGCTCGCCGGAGGCCGCTGCGGCGGCCGGACCGATGGACGACGCCACCGTCGCCAAGGGCATGGAGGCCTGGGGCGGCTGGATGGAGCGCCACGCGGCTCAGGTGGCCGAAACCGGCGGCCCGCTCGGCAAGACCAAGAAGGTCTCCAAGTCCGGGACCTCCGACATCAGCAACAACCTCGCCGCCTTCGTGATCGTCGAGGCGGATTCGCACGAGGCCGCGGCCAGGATGTTCGAGGGCCATCCGCACTTCACGATCTTCCCCGGCGAGGGCGTGGAGATCATGCCCGTCCTGCCGATCCCGACCCGCTAGGGGTTCAGCCACTCCGTCAGCCCCTCGCGCCGGCAGAGCTCGAGGAAGGCGGGCCGCGCGCGCATGCGCTGCACGTAGCCCGCCAGCCGCGGCCAGCTCGTCGCCGGCCGCTCCATGTTGCGCGACCAGCGCATCAGCATGGTGGCGAGGAAGTCGGCGGTGGTGACCTTTTCGCCGAGAAGGTAGGGCCGGCCGTCGGTCAGCAGCTCGTCCAGGCGCGTCCAGACCGCCTCGACCTTGGCCTTCGCCAGCGCCTGGACGTGGGCCGCGCCCTCGGGCGCGCCGTCCTTGCCGGCGTAGAACCAGTCGCGGAATGGCGGCGAGAGGTTGTTGGCGAGGTAGACCATCAGCTCCAGCCAGCGCGCGCGGTCCGTTGACCCGGGCGCGGGCGCGAAGCCGTGCTCCGGATGGCGCTCGCTCAGCAGCATGAGGAGCGCCGCCGACTCGCCATAGGCCTCCCCGTCGATCGCCAGGGTCGGGACGCGCCCCTGGGGATTGAGGCGCAGGTAGTCGGCGCTCTTCTGGGCGCCGCCCTCCAGGTCCACCGCCTCGGCCCGGAAATCCACGCCCAGCTCGATCAGCATCCAGTGGACGCATAGGCTCGCCGTCCCCGGTGCGTAGAAGAGTGTGTATGTCATGGCGCCTGAGGTAGCAGATTCCTTCTCCCGCGGCGGCGGAGCGGCTAGGATCGCCCTGTGCCCGTCGCCGAACCGACCGACCGCCTGATCGCCGAAAGCCTGCTCGCCTTCTGGGCGGACGCCGGTGTCGACGCCGTGCTGCTCGACGCGCCGGTCGATCGCATCGAGGCCGGGCGCATCGTTCCGCCCCAGCCGCCGGCCCGCAAGGTCGCCGCGGCGCCGGCGCCGGCCGCGGCCCGGGCGGGTCAGCCCGACATCTCCGCCGCCATCGCCGAGGCCCAGGCCCGCGCCGCCGAGGCCGACAGCCTGGAGGCCCTCAAGGCCGCCATCGCCGCCTTCGACGGCTGCCCGATCAAGTTCGAAGGCGCCGCGCGCCAGTCGGTCTTCTACCGCGGCGCCGAGGATGCGCCGGTGATGGTGGTCGGCGAAGGCCCCGGGGCTGAGGAAGACGCCCAGGGCCTGCCCTTCGTCGGCCGCGCCGGCCAACTGCTCGACCGGATGCTCGCCGCCGCCGGCCTCAGCGATCGGGTGATGATCACCAATACCGTCTTCTGGCGACCTCCGGGCAACCGCACGCCCTCGCCCCAGGAGCAGGCGATCTGCGCCCCCTTCGTCGAGCGCGCCGTGGCCCTAGTGAAGCCGAAGGCCCTGCTGCTGGTGGGCGGCGCCTCGGCCAAGTCCATGCTCAAGCGCGAAGAAGGCATCCTGTCGCTGCGCGGGCGCTGGTTCGAGTGGCGCTCGGCCGACGGCGGGCTCGAGCTGCCGGCCATGCCGACGCTGCATCCGGCCTTCCTGCTGCGCCAGCCTGCGGCGAAGAAGCGCGCGTGGGCGGACCTTCTGACCCTCACCGAAAGGCTTGATCGTCCCCTGAGGCCCGGTTAGCCCTTGGTCGGGGACTTCAAAGAGGACCGCGGACCGTCTCGCTTCGGGGGGCGTCGCGGAGACGGCATGACGCTGACGAAGCGCCTGCAGGTCGGGGCCGCCGTGCTCGCCTGCGCCGCCGCCATTTCGACCGCCGCGGCGGCGGAGACCCCGCACGCGCTCTCCACCGATGACGCCGACCGCTATGTGGCGGCCTTCCAGGACGTGGAGCGCGGCGACTTCATCGACGCCCAGATGAAGGCCGCGGACATCAAGGACAAATCGCTCCTCGGCTACCTCTCCTTCCGCCAGCTGATGCATCCCACGGCGCACAAGGCCGCCTTCGACGAGCTGTCGGACTGGCTGGCGCGCTTCCGCGACCTGCCGGTGGCCGACCGCATCTTCGCCCTGGCGGCCAAGCGCAAGCCGGCCGACGCCGCCGATCCGCCGCAGCCGGCCCTGCTGCTGGGTGACGACCCCGGCCACGCCGAACTCGCCGCCGCCTCGGATCGCGCGCAGAAGGCCCGCGACGCCTTCTTCGCCGGCGATCTGCAGCGCGCCCTGGAGTTGGCGCCGGCGGCCGGCGAGCGGTTCATCGCCGGCATGGCCGCCTATCGCCTCAGCCAGTTCCGCGAGGCCCAGGCCTACTTCGCCGAGGTGGCGCGCGACGGCGCGCGCGACGCCTGGACCCGCTCGGCCGGCGGCTACTGGGCCGCCCGCTCGTCCGAGATCCTCGGCGAGAACGACAAGGCCAAGATCTTCCTGCGCGCCGCCGCCCAGGCGCCGGACACCTTCTACGGCATGATCGCCGAGCGCCGGCTGAAGCTGATCGCCGGCAAGACGCCGGACGCGCCCTCCATCGATGGCCTGATCCGCGCCGCCTACAGCCGTCCGCCAGCCGAGGTGATCGACTTCGTGGCGGCCGACAGCCGGGCCCACCGCGCCGCCGCCCTGGCCCAGATCGGCCGGCTGCAGGAATGCGGCCAGGAGCTGCGCGCCGGCCTGGCGCTCGCCCGCACCGAGGAGGAGCGCGCCCGCTGGGGCAAGCTCGCCCAGACCCTCGGCATCTCCACCGACGCGCCGGCGCCGGGCGTCGCGCCCCGGATCGCGGCCCGCGCCGACTACCCGACCCCGGACCTGCAGCCGCGTTCCGGCTTCACCATCGATCGCGCCCTGGTCTACGCCATCGTCCGCCAGGAGAGCGGCTTCAACCCGCAGGCGGTCTCGCCGAAGGGCGCGATCGGCCTGATGCAGCTGATGCCCGACGCCGCCGCGCGCGCCGCCGGCGACGACAAGCTGAAGGCCGACATGAGCCCGATGTTCGACCCGGCCATGAACCTGCGGGTCGGTCAGGACTATCTCACCTGGCTGATGGAGCGCGGCGTCGGCCCAGACATCCTCCGCGCCGTGGCGGCCTACAACGGCGGGCCGGGCCTGGTGAACAAGACGGCCCAGGCGCTCGGCCCCGACGCCGACGACCTCCTCCTGATCGAGAGCATCCCGGCCTTCGAGACCCGCGCCTACGTCCAGAAGGTGATGGCCGGCTACTGGACCTATCGCCAGCTGTTCGGCCAGGGGACGGCGAGCCTCGACGCCCTGGCCGGGGGCGCCCGCCAGGTGGACGCCCGCCTCGACCTAGCCGATCCGGCGCGCGCCACCGCTCAGGGCGCGGCGCAGGCGATGCAGGTCGGGATGAACTAGGCCGGCGGCCTTCGCCCGGCCGATCAGCACCGCGCCCGGGGCCCGCCGCAGGAAGCCGCCGCCCTCCCCCGTCACGATGGCCTCGCGACCGCCCTCGCGCAGGTGCAGGGCCAGGGCTTCGATCCATCCCAGGCGCGGCCGGAAATCGGCCCCCATGATCAGCAGCAGGTCGGATCTCGCAGCTCCGATGGCCTCGGCGAGGTCCTGGGCCAGCTCCGCGCCGGTCTCCTCGCGCAGCACCTGAAGCAGCTCCTCCGGGCCGCCTCCCGCGATCGTCGCCTCCCTGACGAGGCCCTCCACCGCAGCCGAGGTCAGCACCGCCAGAACCCCTGGCAGACGCTCCCCCTCGTTCTGCGCCTCGACAATCACCGAAAGCATGGCTCGACCTGCCCGCGCCACGCGGGGCCCGTCAACTTGGTTCTTGTTTCGTTCTCGTCGCGCGGATAGGCTTGCCTCCGTGACGACCTTCACCCAGCAGATCCGCGGGCGCGGCGCCCGCTCCAACCGCAGCGGCCGCTACGAGGCGGAGGCCCGCGAGGCCTTCGACGACGGCTGGACCCTGGACGACGAGGTCGTCGACACCATCAGGACCACCGTCTCGCCGGAGAAGGCGAAGGTGATCATCACCCGCAATGACAGTCCCGACGTCGGCTTCAACCGCTCCATCAACCCGTACAGGGGTTGCGAGCACGGTTGCATCTACTGCTACGCCCGCCCCGCCCACGCCTACATGGGCCTGTCGCCGGGGCTCGATTTCGAGAGCAAGCTGTTCTTCAAGCCCGAGGCCGGCCGGCTGCTCGAGAACGAGCTGAGAAATCCGCGCTACACGCCTGAATTCATTCATATCGGTGGCAACACCGATCCCTACCAGCCGCAGGAACGGGCCCTGCGCGTCACCCGCCAGGTGCTTGAGGTCCTGGAGCGCTTCAACCACCCGTTCTCGATCATCACCAAGTCGGCCCTGATCCTGCGCGACCTCGATGTGTTGGCATCCAGCGCTGAGAAGAACCAGGTCCGCGTGGCGATCTCCATCACCACCCTCGACCGCACGCTCGCCCGCTCGATGGAGCCCCGCGCCGCCACGCCCGAGCGCCGGCTCGAAGCGGTGAAGCGCCTCTCCGAAGCCGGCGTGCCGGTGGTGGTCATGTTCGCCCCCTGTATCCCCGGCCTCAACGACCATGAGATGGAAGCCGTCCTGGAGCGGTCGGCCGAAGCCGGCGCGGT is a window encoding:
- a CDS encoding glutathione S-transferase family protein; the encoded protein is MTYTLFYAPGTASLCVHWMLIELGVDFRAEAVDLEGGAQKSADYLRLNPQGRVPTLAIDGEAYGESAALLMLLSERHPEHGFAPAPGSTDRARWLELMVYLANNLSPPFRDWFYAGKDGAPEGAAHVQALAKAKVEAVWTRLDELLTDGRPYLLGEKVTTADFLATMLMRWSRNMERPATSWPRLAGYVQRMRARPAFLELCRREGLTEWLNP
- a CDS encoding TetR/AcrR family transcriptional regulator, translating into MAGGESTGEKAPASGRGRRRKGEGPDLRGVILDAAEELFSRHGFYGVTVRQVAAEAGVDTALIHYYFGAKRELFDAVFARRAEILNQARLDAMAAYRAAHPQDMTVEGVIEAFIGPLIDFSMTGDPGWRNYFRLVALVNNTPAWGGETMHRFFDPVVSRLIDTLKAARPDAEIRDLYWCYQFLTGSMMLALSETGRIDQLSDGLCRSNDMEAVRARLFAYCAAGLEEIIARRPAH
- a CDS encoding pyridoxal phosphate-dependent decarboxylase family protein gives rise to the protein MPRPLPETGVAWDALKPRMAEYASGDVRWREGKTAVYVFNAGPEIERVQREAYALFQSENGLGPAAFPSLKRMEEEVVGFGLELLHAPEGASGVITSGGTDSITMAMKAARDYARKGKCVSGPLNIVIPRSAHPAFDKAAALMEIEVRRIALRDYLADAAAMGAAADAATVMIVGSAPNFPYGLIDPIGELSELALTRDLWLHVDACVGGYLAPFVRMNGADIAPFDFALAGVRSISADLHKYGYAAKGASTVFFRAQALQQFMVFDFQDWPGGRMVTPTLAGTRPGGAISAAWAVMNVLGVAGYREKQAQVVAAREKIQAGAEALGFQVLGRPQLGLMAFRHPDADALGLWAKMRERGWFTSLTTEPRSLHLMLSPFHLQVADAYLADLAWALAEVKGAAAPAGVEARYS
- a CDS encoding TonB-dependent receptor; this encodes MKAMLKTALLAGAACAAIPAIASAQTASQGQGVSAVEELVVTARRREESLKDVPVAVTAVTSERLEQQGARDITTLQQFTPNLTLQVARGSNSTLISFIRGVGQQDPLWGFEPGVGLYVDDVYVARPQAAVLDVYDIERIEVLRGPQGTLYGRNTIGGAVKYVTAKIGDQTEVKVKGTYGSYNEFDAVASVKGKLTDTLRMGLTYGHFGHDGYGKNLNTGAEHYNKDVDAMRATLEWSPTEKLFFRLAGDMVQDDSAPRHGHREVPALNILSQPIAGGAPPSNVYDTYAGAGDKNHVESKGLSLTGEWDLSDTLKLKSITAYRNGKTKTIIDFDELPQPLLDIPGYYADHQFTQELQLLYTGEKLQGVAGVYYLNATAAGAFDTVVGQLNLTIATAGYVDTESYSAFADFSYDVTDALKVSFGGRYTKDDKEGHVYRQNFTGIRSPLFGNAAAVPGLVRSNFTNSRSFSKFTPRVSVSYKFDPDLTGYVSYSQGFKSGGFDMRADEILTPSSKNGYAPETVESYEGGLKGYFFDRRLSLNSALFYAKYKDQQVTVQTPVGASIASQVLNIGKSHMYGVELEGTASLTSNLTAGATLGYIKAEFDEYKAYNPATKLVEDFANSRVFQNTPEWTGSAYFTYGVDLADGRLAFTPSVSYRDKFSMFETPSILDQKAYWLVDASLVWTAPGDRYRVSLKGTNLTDERYRVGGYNFPQSAAVFYGNSVSAFYGPPRTVLVSVEAKF
- a CDS encoding SDR family NAD(P)-dependent oxidoreductase, which codes for MSDSIRPLAVVTGASSGIGYELAKLCVENGHDLVIAADRPEIVEAAQAFRQMGANVDHLQVDLAEREGVDRLVELIGGRPVDVLLANAGHGLGHAFLDEAVSDWMHVLNTNVTGTLYLVHQVVGRMRERDKGRVLFTGSIAGLMPGSFQAVYNGTKAFIDSFSFALRNELKDTGITVTCLMPGATDTDFFERAGLSDTKVGTGKKDDPAMVAKVGFEAMMKGEGDVVAGMKNKMQAAMAAVTPQSQLAEMHRKMAEPGSGQS
- a CDS encoding YciI family protein, coding for MAKFLAVFTGSPEAAAAAGPMDDATVAKGMEAWGGWMERHAAQVAETGGPLGKTKKVSKSGTSDISNNLAAFVIVEADSHEAAARMFEGHPHFTIFPGEGVEIMPVLPIPTR
- a CDS encoding zinc-dependent alcohol dehydrogenase — encoded protein: MKAICWQGKKDIRCEEVPDPRIEDPKDAIIRVTSTCICGSDLHLMNGFVPTMMLGDVMGHEPMGEVVEVGSEARDKGLNVGDRVVVPFQMVCGECEQCRKHNFSLCQRTNRNADLAKAFFGDTVAGLFGYSHITGGYAGGQAEYLRVPYAATTVIKIPKAGEDERYLFLSDILPTGWQAADQADIQPEDTVAIWGCGPVAQFAILAALKLGAKRVIAIDDVPERLAMARAQGAEALDRTGINVIQTLKDMTDGHGPEKVIDAVGIEAHGPTKVLELIDKVQTALKLETERPIALREAIMACKAGGTVSIPGVYGGLSNAIPMGALMNKGLTVRTGQTHVKKYADDLLRRIDEGDIDPTFVVTHTVPLGRAPEMYQTFRDKQDGCVKVVLKP
- a CDS encoding calcium-binding protein, which encodes MSKHSSHADDGDETQTSTTGGNDTITATHVEDDHSTSGADSVSGPESEDHAAQTLTGTAGDDVLKGEDGADSISALDGNDVLRGDGGADTLDGGAGDDTLAGGEGANVLTGGDGADLFVIKGEGHLGKTADRLDQITDFTSGEDKLVFGHKLHVTDANFETATASDYASAVALARHDIGAGGVDVVAVEVGNDVIVFADTHANNHVDAGVVLVGKTLTDLAPGDFG